Proteins encoded within one genomic window of Bombina bombina isolate aBomBom1 chromosome 1, aBomBom1.pri, whole genome shotgun sequence:
- the LOC128665961 gene encoding olfactory receptor 5V1-like has translation MEKSNQTSVTEFILLGITNIPRLKIWLFLAFFFFYLFNLIGNLSIVVVVIYDRSLHTPMYFLLGNLSFLDFFYSTTTVPKMLAGLVMEDKKISFQSCIAQLHVFHFLGGTEALLLMSMSYDRYVAICNPLRYHILMAKTACIQLASSSWFTGFIYSLSHTILTSRLPFCKFNKVSHFYCDIKPLLKLACTDTHLNESLVSIVTGFVALSSFLLIVISYIFIGTHLLKITSSQGRRKAFSTCTSHLTVVLLYHGTAFCTYLRTATKDSLEQDRLTAILFTVITPALNPLIYALRNKDVKKGLKKLFLGITFSNK, from the coding sequence ATGGAGAAATCAAATCAGACATCAGTAACTGAATTTATTCTGCTGGGAATAACAAACATTCCTCGATTAAAGATCTGGCTTTTTCTTGCCTTCTTCTTTTTCTATTTGTTTAACTTGATAGGAAATCTCAGCATTGTTGTTGTGGTAATTTATGATCGCAGCTTGCACACCCCTATGTACTTCTTGTTGGGTAATCTTTCATTTCTTGACTTTTTCTACTCCACAACCACTGTCCCAAAGATGCTGGCTGGCTTGGTGATGGAAGACAAGAAAATATCTTTCCAAAGCTGCATAGCCCAACTCCATGTCTTTCACTTTTTGGGAGGCACAGAGGCTCTGCTTCTTATGTCTATGTCGTATGATAGATATGTTGCTATTTGTAACCCATTAAGGTATCACATTCTTATGGCAAAAACTGCATGTATCCAGTTGGCATCAAGCAGTTGGTTCACAGGTTTTATCTACTCATTGTCACATACAATTCTAACATCAAGGTTGCCTTTCTGTAAGTTCAACAAAGTCAGCCATTTCTATTGTGATATTAAACCTCTTCTAAAACTGGCCTGTACTGATACTCATCTCAATGAGAGTCTGGTGTCCATTGTAACTGGTTTTGTAGCTCTCAGCTCTTTTCTGCTAATTGTTATCTCATACATTTTCATAGGTACCCACCTCCTCAAAATTACTTCTTCCCAAGGGAGACGCAAGGCTTTCTCCACCTGCACGTCACACTTGACTGTAGTCCTATTGTATCATGGAACAGCTTTTTGTACATACCTTAGAACAGCCACTAAAGATTCACTGGAGCAGGATAGGCTAACAGCTATACTATTTACAGTCATTACACCAGCTTTAAACCCTCTTATTTATGCACTGAGAAACAAAGATGTTAAGAAGGGTCTTAAAAAATTATTCTTAGGCATAACCTTTTCAAATAAATAG